The following are encoded in a window of Gramella sp. MT6 genomic DNA:
- a CDS encoding DUF3857 domain-containing protein: MRNFLIVGFLGLFSTLHCQENYKVSNINLKMLTNANAVIREHTTNIEIKDIDDVEISTNRVVTVLNEAGEAYIEAYENFDKGLSVQDQEALILDKDGNEIRIFKKRDFKTRSNFQGFVLFSDNQVSYLQYTPRNYPYTVKYSSRVRKENSIFLPDWRPLEGYKVSVERSVYKIVNNTQIPIRYSERNFDSLNVEVNNSNFDLKYSVTDLMARSHEKLSPSFEVLAPHVRVALQKYFLEGIEGESSDWKDFGAWQYKHLVEGQGLLSEEIVRKVTSLTKDAVTDEEKARIIYKYVQENTRYIAVMLGIGGWKPYSALEVDRLGYGDCKGLTNYTRALLKSQGIEADYTIVYGGSKRDIDPDFTKMQGNHVILSIPQEDKEDIWLECTSQDAPFNYLGDFTDDRWALKLKPEGGEIVRTKKYSAEDNLQSTWANILIKENGGFKAHLERSSYGVPYGDIYLIELQKEEVQKNYYNENWSQFQNLSFDSINFINDKKKIEFKEDLYIKADRFCNLAGERLLVPLNFVSGFNMKIDKDKNRKNKITIERGKTFKDNFKFELPSGFAVEAIPESQEIESDFGKMSLSISVEETEDRKYIAVERYLRIEEGEWSPEKFENFRKFINQIHKLNSQKAVIVPTNKV; this comes from the coding sequence ATGCGCAATTTTTTAATTGTTGGTTTTCTTGGCCTATTTTCTACCCTACATTGCCAGGAAAACTACAAGGTTAGTAATATTAACCTCAAGATGCTTACCAATGCTAACGCTGTAATTCGTGAGCATACCACCAATATAGAAATTAAAGATATAGATGATGTCGAAATTTCTACCAATAGAGTGGTAACTGTTCTCAACGAAGCGGGAGAGGCTTATATAGAAGCCTATGAGAATTTTGATAAGGGTCTTTCAGTTCAGGATCAGGAAGCTTTGATTCTTGATAAAGATGGAAATGAGATCAGAATATTTAAAAAGCGTGATTTTAAAACACGCAGCAATTTCCAGGGTTTCGTACTTTTTTCAGACAACCAGGTTAGTTACCTGCAATACACCCCTAGAAACTATCCATATACCGTAAAATACTCTTCCAGAGTTCGAAAAGAGAATTCTATATTTCTGCCAGACTGGAGACCTCTTGAGGGGTATAAGGTAAGTGTGGAAAGGTCCGTCTATAAGATCGTCAATAATACTCAAATTCCCATCAGGTACTCTGAAAGGAACTTTGATAGTCTCAATGTGGAGGTTAATAATTCAAATTTCGATCTGAAGTATTCAGTAACAGACCTCATGGCCAGGAGCCATGAAAAACTTAGTCCATCTTTTGAAGTGTTAGCACCGCATGTCAGGGTGGCTTTGCAGAAATATTTTCTTGAGGGAATAGAAGGGGAGTCCAGTGATTGGAAAGATTTTGGGGCATGGCAATATAAGCACCTGGTAGAAGGCCAGGGACTTTTATCAGAGGAAATCGTTAGGAAGGTTACCTCACTTACCAAAGATGCGGTAACTGATGAAGAAAAGGCACGCATCATTTATAAATATGTACAGGAAAATACTCGCTATATCGCAGTTATGCTCGGTATAGGTGGATGGAAGCCGTATAGCGCACTGGAAGTAGACAGGTTGGGTTATGGAGATTGCAAGGGCCTAACCAATTATACCCGTGCTTTGTTGAAGTCACAAGGTATAGAAGCAGATTATACTATTGTTTACGGAGGTTCTAAAAGAGATATTGATCCAGATTTCACCAAAATGCAGGGGAATCATGTCATTTTAAGTATTCCCCAGGAAGACAAAGAGGATATTTGGCTAGAATGCACTAGCCAGGATGCTCCTTTTAATTATTTAGGAGATTTTACCGATGACAGATGGGCTTTAAAATTAAAACCCGAAGGAGGTGAAATTGTAAGAACAAAAAAATACTCTGCTGAAGATAATTTACAAAGTACCTGGGCCAATATCCTCATTAAAGAAAATGGTGGTTTTAAGGCTCATTTAGAAAGGTCGAGTTATGGAGTCCCCTACGGTGATATTTATCTCATTGAATTGCAGAAAGAAGAAGTACAGAAGAATTATTATAACGAGAACTGGTCGCAGTTTCAAAATCTGAGTTTTGATTCAATAAACTTCATTAATGATAAAAAGAAGATCGAGTTCAAAGAAGACTTGTATATAAAGGCTGACAGGTTCTGCAATTTAGCCGGTGAGAGACTTCTGGTTCCTCTAAATTTTGTTAGTGGATTCAATATGAAGATCGATAAGGACAAAAACAGGAAGAATAAAATAACTATAGAAAGGGGAAAAACCTTTAAGGATAATTTCAAGTTTGAATTACCATCGGGATTTGCAGTAGAAGCCATTCCTGAAAGTCAGGAAATAGAATCAGATTTTGGAAAAATGTCTTTAAGTATATCTGTAGAGGAAACTGAAGATAGGAAATACATTGCGGTAGAAAGATATTTAAGGATTGAGGAAGGGGAGTGGTCGCCAGAAAAATTTGAAAATTTCAGAAAATTTATTAATCAGATTCATAAACTCAACAGTCAGAAAGCCGTGATTGTTCCAACCAACAAAGTTTAA
- the rlmN gene encoding 23S rRNA (adenine(2503)-C(2))-methyltransferase RlmN has product MKDRKKDIRALTKKQLQEFFVSEGDKSFRGTQVYEWLWNKAVHSFDDMTNISKETRQMLKDNFVINHIRVDRMQRSSDGTIKNAVKLHDALTVESVLIPTKTRTTACVSSQVGCSLDCQFCATAKLKRMRNLNPDEIYDQVVAIDNESRLYFDRPLSNIVFMGMGEPLMNYNNVMKAVEKITSPEGLGMSPKRITISTSGVPKMIKKLADDEAKIKLAVSLHSARNEVRTKIMPFNETFPLEDLKEALEYWYSKTKSRITYEYIVWKDINDTREDAQALVRFCKYVPCKVNLIEYNPIDDGNFQQAASEATNMYQDMLERNGITVTVRRSRGKDIDAACGQLANKSA; this is encoded by the coding sequence GTGAAGGACAGGAAGAAAGATATACGGGCATTAACCAAGAAACAGCTTCAGGAATTTTTTGTTTCTGAAGGCGATAAATCCTTTAGAGGAACTCAGGTTTATGAATGGTTATGGAATAAAGCTGTGCATTCTTTTGATGATATGACAAATATCTCAAAAGAAACCCGGCAAATGCTGAAGGATAATTTCGTGATTAACCACATTCGCGTGGACCGCATGCAGCGAAGTAGTGATGGTACCATAAAAAACGCGGTAAAACTTCACGATGCCCTAACGGTTGAGTCTGTATTGATCCCTACTAAAACAAGAACTACGGCCTGTGTGTCATCTCAGGTAGGATGTAGTCTTGATTGTCAATTTTGTGCTACTGCAAAGCTTAAGCGTATGCGGAATCTTAATCCTGATGAGATCTATGATCAGGTTGTGGCCATAGATAACGAAAGCAGGTTGTATTTTGACAGGCCACTTTCTAATATCGTTTTTATGGGAATGGGTGAACCTTTGATGAATTACAATAACGTGATGAAGGCAGTAGAAAAGATCACTTCTCCTGAAGGACTGGGAATGTCTCCAAAACGAATTACTATTTCAACTTCGGGTGTTCCTAAAATGATCAAGAAGCTGGCAGATGATGAGGCAAAGATCAAATTAGCGGTTTCTTTACACTCGGCCAGAAATGAAGTGAGAACTAAGATTATGCCTTTTAATGAAACTTTTCCACTGGAAGATCTAAAGGAAGCCCTGGAATACTGGTATTCTAAAACCAAAAGCAGGATTACTTATGAGTATATCGTTTGGAAAGATATAAATGATACCCGTGAGGATGCCCAGGCATTGGTGAGATTCTGTAAATATGTGCCTTGCAAAGTGAATCTTATTGAATATAATCCCATAGATGACGGGAATTTCCAGCAGGCAGCTTCAGAGGCTACCAATATGTACCAGGATATGCTGGAGCGTAATGGAATTACGGTTACCGTGCGACGTTCCAGAGGAAAAGATATCGATGCTGCATGTGGTCAGCTGGCCAATAAATCAGCCTGA
- the dtd gene encoding D-aminoacyl-tRNA deacylase encodes MRAVIQRVSEASVTVNHKVCAVMQHGLLILLGIEDEDNDEDIDWLCRKIINMRIFNDEDEVMNESLKSVDGDAIIVSQFTLHASTKKGNRPSYMKASKPEIAEPMYEKFIKVFEKEFGKNVGVGRFGADMKVSLLNDGPVTILLDSKDKR; translated from the coding sequence ATGAGAGCAGTAATACAGAGAGTTTCAGAAGCATCAGTAACCGTTAACCATAAAGTTTGTGCCGTAATGCAACATGGATTGTTGATCCTGTTGGGAATTGAAGATGAAGATAATGATGAAGATATTGATTGGCTTTGCCGAAAAATTATCAATATGCGGATCTTCAATGACGAAGATGAAGTGATGAACGAATCTCTTAAAAGTGTAGATGGAGATGCGATTATTGTAAGCCAGTTCACCTTGCATGCTAGCACGAAAAAAGGGAACAGACCAAGTTATATGAAGGCTTCAAAACCAGAGATCGCTGAGCCTATGTATGAAAAATTCATCAAAGTATTCGAAAAAGAATTTGGTAAAAATGTTGGTGTAGGTCGTTTTGGTGCAGACATGAAAGTATCTCTTTTAAATGATGGACCGGTAACAATTTTGCTAGATTCTAAAGACAAACGTTAA
- a CDS encoding DUF3857 domain-containing protein, with the protein MRQITLILSALFLCGFQIHSQNYKFGKVSKEEVLQKEHPIHKDANAAVLYRKQKVYYDLNQHEGLNLITEIHERIKIYNKEGFDWATKEIRRYTGVSDEEDLVQLKGYTYNIIDGELEEEKLRNDEIFEEVTSRYNENTKFTMPAVTEGSVIEITYKIKSPFLGSIGRTPLQYLIPMDNLELEVMIPEFFTFRRYFNLKSLLNFDLQEKKENFSYNFTSTSRSGNRVVTTQASHNSIKYMLSVYGVNRENIPPLKKEPHVENLHTYAAFIDWELMFTKFPNSMVENYSETWEGVARSIYNDLGIADELNKDNYYDEELDQVIAGLSDPRMKAEAIFEFVKQKVKWNDYLGFYPDNGTKKAFEEGSGNTGDINLLLISMLRYAKLKAHPVLLSTPSNGVPLYPTRDGFNYVIAGLELDGDLVLMDATDPKAAIGELPKRARNWQGRLLKEKEKSSWIDLMPNYFSENAIKMNYKFDGSGVEGWNWKSYSKLLAKKFRQDHSGAEQNNDIENRLSSISNIEISDYEIENKDKLGAEILEKFNFQLASASENIGDKVYLKPMLFDAILENPYKEEERYYPVYFDYPEVKTYSINIMIPNDYNIVSLPESTVVNLGEDDGQFKFIVNGAGNVIRLSSIITIKKTAFLPSEYDFLKKFYANIIKKHSEAIVLEKTLEDANSERAESGR; encoded by the coding sequence ATGCGCCAGATCACCTTAATTCTCTCCGCTCTATTTCTTTGCGGATTTCAAATTCATAGTCAAAACTACAAATTTGGTAAAGTATCCAAAGAAGAGGTTCTGCAAAAAGAGCACCCAATACATAAAGATGCAAATGCCGCTGTTTTGTACAGAAAACAAAAGGTATATTATGATCTTAATCAACATGAAGGCTTGAACCTAATTACCGAAATCCATGAAAGGATCAAGATTTATAATAAAGAAGGTTTTGACTGGGCGACCAAGGAAATAAGAAGATATACAGGTGTTTCTGATGAAGAGGACCTGGTTCAGTTAAAGGGTTATACCTATAATATTATTGACGGTGAACTAGAAGAGGAGAAATTAAGAAACGATGAGATTTTTGAAGAAGTTACTTCCAGATATAATGAAAACACAAAATTCACGATGCCTGCGGTTACTGAAGGTAGTGTTATTGAAATCACATATAAGATCAAATCACCTTTCCTGGGATCTATAGGGAGGACTCCCTTACAGTACCTTATACCTATGGATAACCTGGAGCTGGAAGTTATGATCCCTGAGTTCTTTACTTTCAGAAGATATTTTAATTTAAAATCGCTTCTAAATTTTGATCTTCAAGAGAAAAAGGAAAATTTTAGCTACAATTTTACAAGTACTTCCCGTAGTGGTAATAGAGTAGTTACCACCCAGGCTTCTCATAATTCTATAAAATACATGTTAAGTGTTTATGGGGTTAACCGTGAAAATATTCCACCTTTAAAAAAGGAGCCACATGTAGAAAACCTGCATACCTATGCTGCTTTCATAGACTGGGAATTGATGTTCACCAAGTTTCCAAATTCCATGGTAGAAAATTACTCTGAAACCTGGGAGGGTGTTGCCAGATCAATATATAATGATCTTGGAATCGCAGATGAACTGAATAAGGACAATTATTATGATGAAGAATTAGATCAGGTAATCGCAGGTCTTTCAGATCCTAGAATGAAAGCTGAAGCGATCTTCGAGTTCGTTAAACAGAAGGTGAAGTGGAATGATTATCTGGGTTTCTATCCAGATAATGGTACAAAAAAGGCATTTGAAGAAGGTTCCGGTAATACCGGGGATATTAATCTATTATTAATCTCCATGTTGAGGTATGCCAAATTAAAGGCACATCCTGTTCTCCTTAGTACTCCATCGAATGGAGTACCATTATATCCAACCCGGGATGGATTCAATTATGTTATCGCAGGATTGGAATTAGATGGTGATCTGGTTCTAATGGATGCCACAGATCCTAAGGCTGCTATTGGTGAACTTCCAAAAAGAGCAAGAAACTGGCAGGGAAGATTACTTAAAGAAAAGGAGAAATCTTCCTGGATCGATTTAATGCCAAACTATTTTTCTGAGAATGCTATAAAAATGAACTATAAGTTCGATGGTTCTGGTGTAGAGGGTTGGAATTGGAAATCTTATTCCAAACTTTTAGCTAAGAAATTCAGACAGGATCACTCAGGTGCAGAGCAAAATAATGACATCGAAAACAGGTTGAGCTCGATTTCAAATATAGAGATAAGTGATTATGAAATTGAAAATAAGGATAAGCTTGGAGCAGAAATTCTTGAAAAATTTAATTTCCAATTAGCCTCTGCTTCCGAAAATATTGGTGATAAAGTTTATTTAAAACCGATGTTATTTGATGCGATCTTGGAAAATCCCTATAAAGAAGAAGAAAGGTACTATCCCGTTTATTTCGATTACCCCGAGGTAAAAACCTACTCTATTAATATCATGATTCCCAATGATTATAATATCGTTTCCCTTCCTGAAAGTACGGTGGTAAATCTTGGCGAAGATGACGGACAGTTCAAATTCATTGTGAATGGAGCTGGGAATGTAATTCGACTTTCATCAATTATTACCATTAAAAAGACTGCGTTTCTTCCTTCGGAATATGATTTCCTAAAAAAGTTTTATGCTAATATTATTAAAAAACACAGCGAAGCTATAGTTTTGGAGAAAACTTTAGAAGATGCAAATAGCGAACGCGCAGAAAGCGGTAGATAA
- a CDS encoding bifunctional 3-deoxy-7-phosphoheptulonate synthase/chorismate mutase type II, producing the protein MENKKELRTWLDDFGLSHPLVIAGPCSAETEEQVLTIAHQLKDSDATVLRAGIWKPRTRPGNFEGVGALGLKWLQKAKEETGMLTTTEVANPNHVDLALKHDVDILWIGARTTVSPFIVQEIADALKGTDKIVLVKNPVNPDLSLWLGAVERLHTADINKLGVIHRGFSAYEKTKYRNNPEWQIPIELQNKFPDLPLILDPSHIAGRRDIIFDLCQTALDLNYDGIMVETHHTPDKAWSDAAQQITPETLIKIMQDLKVRKEISASEEFQNKLTTLRSKIDITDSQILEILSKRMKIAEEIGQVKKEQNVAILQTKRWNEILGKMVLEGEEKGLSEEFVLRMFKAIHQESINHQQKILDGIR; encoded by the coding sequence ATGGAAAATAAAAAAGAACTCAGAACATGGTTGGATGATTTTGGATTGTCACATCCATTGGTGATTGCAGGACCTTGCAGTGCCGAAACAGAAGAACAGGTTTTAACGATCGCACACCAGTTAAAGGATAGCGATGCTACCGTACTTAGAGCGGGAATCTGGAAACCGAGAACAAGACCAGGAAACTTTGAAGGAGTTGGTGCTCTTGGTTTAAAATGGCTTCAGAAAGCTAAAGAGGAAACCGGAATGCTTACCACTACCGAAGTGGCGAACCCAAACCACGTAGACCTTGCTTTAAAACATGATGTAGATATTCTATGGATCGGGGCAAGAACCACGGTTTCTCCATTTATCGTACAGGAGATCGCAGATGCCTTAAAAGGTACAGATAAGATCGTATTGGTAAAAAACCCGGTGAACCCGGATCTTTCTTTATGGCTTGGAGCGGTAGAAAGACTTCATACAGCAGATATAAATAAACTGGGTGTAATTCACAGAGGTTTTTCAGCTTATGAAAAAACTAAATACAGAAATAACCCGGAATGGCAGATCCCGATCGAGCTTCAGAATAAATTCCCCGATCTCCCGCTAATTCTTGATCCTTCGCATATTGCCGGAAGAAGGGATATCATTTTTGATCTTTGCCAGACAGCCCTGGACCTTAACTATGACGGAATAATGGTGGAAACTCATCATACACCAGATAAAGCATGGAGCGATGCAGCCCAGCAAATAACCCCTGAAACACTTATTAAGATCATGCAGGATTTAAAAGTAAGAAAGGAAATTTCAGCCAGTGAAGAATTTCAGAACAAACTAACCACGTTAAGATCTAAGATCGACATTACCGACAGCCAGATCCTTGAGATACTTTCAAAAAGAATGAAAATTGCCGAGGAGATTGGTCAGGTGAAGAAGGAGCAGAACGTAGCGATCCTTCAAACCAAAAGGTGGAATGAGATCCTTGGTAAAATGGTACTTGAAGGAGAAGAAAAAGGACTTAGTGAAGAATTTGTGCTAAGAATGTTCAAAGCCATTCACCAGGAATCGATCAACCATCAACAAAAGATCCTGGACGGTATCAGGTAA
- the queA gene encoding tRNA preQ1(34) S-adenosylmethionine ribosyltransferase-isomerase QueA, with protein sequence MKLSNFNFELPKELLAEYPSENRDEARLMVLNRKEQTIEHKKFKDLIDYFEPEDVMVLNNTKVFPARLYGNKEKTGARIEVFLLRELNPETKLWDVLVDPARKIRIGNKLYFGEDESLVAEVIDNTTSRGRTLRFLYDGSYTDFRKKLKELGQTPLPKYIKREVEPEDEERYQTIYAKNEGAVAAPTAGLHFSKHLLKRLEIKGVDFAEVTLHVGLGTFSPVEVEDLSKHKMDSEEAFITKDATEVINKAKLERRRVCAVGTTVMRVLESAVSSDQTLNEFGGWTNKFIFPPYDFNIANCMITNFHTPKSTLLMMVSAFAGHDFMKKAYEEAVKEKYRFYTYGDAMLIL encoded by the coding sequence ATGAAACTTTCAAATTTCAATTTTGAACTGCCTAAGGAGCTTTTGGCCGAGTATCCATCTGAAAATAGAGATGAGGCAAGGCTAATGGTACTTAACCGTAAGGAGCAGACGATTGAACATAAAAAATTCAAGGATTTAATCGATTATTTTGAGCCGGAAGATGTGATGGTTCTTAATAACACTAAAGTTTTTCCAGCCAGATTATATGGAAATAAGGAAAAGACTGGTGCCAGAATTGAGGTTTTCTTGTTAAGAGAATTGAATCCTGAAACTAAATTATGGGATGTTCTTGTAGATCCAGCCAGAAAGATTCGAATAGGAAATAAACTTTACTTCGGTGAAGACGAAAGTCTGGTTGCTGAGGTAATCGATAATACTACCTCCAGAGGTAGAACCCTGAGATTTTTATATGATGGTTCATATACAGATTTCAGAAAGAAATTAAAGGAACTTGGACAAACTCCACTTCCAAAGTATATCAAAAGAGAAGTAGAGCCAGAAGACGAAGAGAGATATCAAACTATCTATGCTAAGAACGAAGGCGCGGTAGCTGCACCAACTGCTGGATTACACTTTTCTAAGCATCTACTTAAGAGATTAGAGATTAAAGGTGTTGATTTTGCTGAGGTTACACTTCACGTTGGTCTGGGGACTTTTAGCCCGGTAGAGGTAGAAGATCTTTCCAAGCATAAGATGGACAGTGAAGAGGCTTTTATCACTAAAGATGCCACTGAAGTTATTAATAAAGCTAAACTTGAGAGAAGAAGAGTTTGTGCTGTTGGTACTACGGTAATGAGAGTTCTGGAAAGTGCTGTATCGTCAGATCAAACGCTTAACGAGTTTGGTGGATGGACCAACAAGTTCATTTTCCCTCCTTATGATTTCAATATCGCTAACTGTATGATCACAAACTTCCACACACCAAAATCTACTTTATTGATGATGGTATCTGCATTTGCAGGTCATGACTTCATGAAGAAGGCTTATGAGGAAGCTGTAAAAGAGAAATACAGATTCTATACTTATGGAGATGCAATGTTGATTTTATAA
- a CDS encoding nucleotide pyrophosphohydrolase has protein sequence MQIANAQKAVDNWIKEHGVRYFNELTNMAQLTEEVGEVARIIARRYGEQSEKESDKDKDLGEELADVMFVVLCLANQTGVDLQEAFDRKLDIKTERDKDRHKNNEKLK, from the coding sequence ATGCAAATAGCGAACGCGCAGAAAGCGGTAGATAACTGGATCAAGGAACATGGAGTTCGTTACTTCAATGAACTTACAAATATGGCTCAACTTACAGAGGAAGTGGGGGAAGTGGCCAGGATCATCGCCCGTCGTTATGGTGAGCAGAGCGAAAAGGAAAGCGATAAGGATAAAGATCTGGGGGAGGAACTTGCAGATGTTATGTTCGTAGTGCTATGTCTTGCAAATCAAACAGGAGTAGATCTTCAGGAGGCGTTTGACCGCAAACTGGACATAAAGACTGAAAGAGATAAGGACAGACATAAGAACAACGAAAAACTGAAGTAA
- the aroA gene encoding 3-phosphoshikimate 1-carboxyvinyltransferase: MNLSLSNKQSEIKADLKITGSKSESNRLLILQALYPNIQIENLSNSDDSNVLKKALEQGNGLVDIHHAGTAMRFLTAYFAAKEGCEVELTGSKRMKERPVRLLVDALQRMGADIEYKDQVGFPPLIIKGKKLHVDSVRLKANVSSQYISALMLIGASLPNGLEIILEGQITSTPYILMTLELLQQVGIKGNFKKDRIFIEPIQKLEPVTIAVESDWSSASYFYSIAAISASAEIRLSNYRKNSKQGDSCLAEIYKYFGVQTTFEENSIVLKKEKTKRSLRINEDLRNSPDIAQTIAVTCLALGMECKLEGLHTLKIKETDRLQALKNEMQKFGARVKITEDCLHLAPCNSLNNDVLVETYNDHRMAMSFAPLALKIPLSIEDANVVTKSYPDFWKDLKKLNFEAQ, translated from the coding sequence ATGAACTTATCCCTATCAAATAAGCAAAGCGAAATTAAGGCAGATCTTAAGATCACCGGATCCAAAAGCGAATCAAACCGATTACTGATCCTGCAGGCCTTATATCCTAATATACAAATAGAGAACCTATCCAACAGCGATGATTCTAATGTCCTGAAAAAAGCACTGGAGCAGGGGAATGGTCTTGTTGATATCCATCATGCCGGTACGGCCATGCGTTTTTTAACTGCCTATTTTGCTGCCAAAGAAGGCTGCGAGGTGGAATTAACCGGGAGTAAAAGAATGAAGGAAAGACCTGTAAGGTTATTGGTAGATGCTTTACAGAGAATGGGAGCCGATATTGAATATAAGGACCAGGTAGGATTCCCGCCATTGATCATTAAAGGTAAGAAACTTCATGTAGATTCAGTAAGGCTGAAAGCAAATGTAAGCAGCCAATATATTTCTGCTTTAATGCTTATTGGTGCTTCTCTACCTAACGGCCTGGAAATAATACTGGAAGGTCAGATCACTTCGACTCCTTATATATTAATGACGCTTGAGCTTCTACAACAGGTAGGGATCAAAGGAAATTTTAAAAAGGACAGAATTTTCATTGAACCTATCCAGAAATTGGAACCGGTCACCATCGCTGTGGAATCAGACTGGAGTTCAGCTTCCTATTTTTACAGTATTGCCGCGATCTCAGCTTCGGCTGAAATAAGGCTTTCAAATTATAGGAAAAATAGTAAACAAGGGGATAGCTGCCTGGCAGAGATCTATAAATATTTTGGCGTTCAAACAACCTTTGAGGAAAATTCTATCGTGCTCAAAAAGGAGAAGACTAAGCGGTCCCTGCGAATTAATGAAGACTTACGAAATTCACCAGATATTGCACAGACCATTGCTGTTACCTGTCTTGCACTGGGAATGGAGTGTAAACTGGAAGGTTTACATACTCTAAAGATCAAGGAAACCGACAGACTACAGGCGTTAAAGAACGAAATGCAAAAGTTTGGTGCCCGTGTAAAGATCACTGAAGATTGTTTACACCTGGCTCCCTGTAATTCTTTGAATAATGATGTTTTGGTTGAAACCTATAATGATCATAGAATGGCCATGTCTTTCGCTCCGCTGGCCTTAAAAATTCCGCTTTCTATTGAAGATGCCAATGTGGTGACAAAATCTTATCCCGATTTTTGGAAAGATCTTAAAAAATTAAACTTCGAAGCACAATAA
- the rsgA gene encoding ribosome small subunit-dependent GTPase A, which yields MQGTVYKSTGSWYQVKADNGEFYECRIKGKFRIQGIKSTNPVAVGDKVSFDLEEGVEEKTGVIKKITERDNYIIRKSVNLSKQTHIIASNIDQVFLLITLNNPPTLTTFIDRFLVTAEAYEITAVLLFNKVDTYSIEELAEVKYLAELYRSAGYECIGISAKEGKNVDKVKEKMIGKTSMISGHSGTGKSTLINAIEPSLALKTSEISKQHSQGQHTTTFAEMFDLSFDARIIDTPGIKGFGVVDMDREEIGDYFPEFFERKQDCKFHNCLHLEEPKCAVKEALEAGEIAWSRYKSYLQIMEGEDDNYRIDQYQK from the coding sequence ATGCAGGGAACGGTTTATAAGTCTACAGGGAGCTGGTATCAGGTAAAAGCTGATAACGGTGAATTTTATGAATGCAGGATAAAAGGAAAATTCAGGATCCAGGGAATTAAAAGCACTAATCCCGTCGCAGTGGGAGATAAGGTGTCTTTTGACCTGGAAGAAGGGGTAGAAGAGAAGACCGGAGTGATCAAAAAGATCACTGAGCGCGATAATTATATTATCAGGAAATCGGTGAATCTATCGAAGCAAACACATATTATAGCTTCCAATATCGATCAGGTCTTTCTTCTTATCACCCTGAATAATCCTCCAACTCTTACCACCTTTATAGATCGTTTTCTTGTGACTGCGGAAGCTTATGAAATTACTGCGGTATTGCTTTTCAATAAAGTTGATACCTATTCTATCGAAGAACTTGCTGAAGTCAAATATCTGGCAGAATTATACAGATCTGCAGGATATGAATGTATTGGGATATCAGCAAAAGAAGGTAAGAATGTTGATAAAGTAAAAGAAAAGATGATCGGGAAGACCAGTATGATCTCAGGTCATAGTGGTACCGGAAAATCTACTTTGATCAATGCGATCGAGCCCAGCCTGGCTCTTAAAACTTCTGAAATTTCTAAACAGCATAGCCAGGGTCAGCATACCACAACCTTCGCAGAAATGTTCGATCTTAGCTTTGATGCGAGGATCATAGATACTCCTGGTATCAAGGGTTTTGGGGTAGTAGATATGGACCGGGAAGAGATCGGGGATTATTTTCCTGAATTCTTCGAAAGAAAACAGGATTGTAAATTCCACAATTGCCTGCATTTGGAAGAGCCCAAATGTGCCGTAAAAGAGGCTTTGGAAGCAGGCGAGATTGCCTGGTCCCGGTATAAAAGCTATTTGCAGATCATGGAAGGTGAAGATGATAATTATCGAATAGATCAATATCAAAAATAA